AAATCATCTTCAGTCATTGTGCTCAGAGAAAACCATTATTAATACCTTAGTGTATATTCTCCCACACTTCCATTATATATGCACTTGTGTGCACACACCCATAtccaaataaacattaaatacacTATTTTGAACTATGGAACAGTTCCAGGAAAtggtaaaaattaacattaacttTCACTGCTTAATTGAGAAAATATATGGAATAGGTTTGAGTTATGTGAGGTATATAATATGGTATCAAAAttaaatgtatgattttttttttttgcagtctgGAAAATCCCTTGAGCGAGTAATAATTTGGCTTTTAGTTTAGTAATTAAATTTGCAGAAAGATAGCCCAAATAACATTGTCCGTGACAGTAATATGTGCTTTTCTCTGCTCTTGTGAGAAAGGTGGAAATGACCTTCCACAGCATGCAGACATCAGGGCCTTTTTAAGAAAGCAAGTTATAGATCTATGGTGGAAGTTAGCCCTTTTGGTCTCCTTTCTGTCATATACCTACATGTAGGCCAGAATACACATGATAATCAGTGTTACTGTGAGTCTTTGGTTAACTTATATGCTCAGTAAAACCTGTTTAAGACATCAGGAAAAATTGACCGTATATTTTGGAAAAGGTACCAGTGGGAAACATTAATTAAGATTTAATTTGGGGTCATTTTAAGGATTAAATCTTTGGTATTTAGGAAAATTCCTTTATTCTCACAGAATATTTATTACTTGATATTTAGCTGACCTGCCATCAAAGTACTTCATCCTCACTTGGGAAGCCGGGTCTAGTGGGGATTCTTTTCAAAGAGAACTTTTATTGTATGGGCATTGTCATGACAAGCAAGAATCGATGTTTCATCTGGTTTGTTGGGTGAAagttatttaacaatttttttttaaagattttatttaaagattttatttatttatttgacagagaaagagcacaagtaggcagagtggcagggagaatcagtctttctgctgagcaaggagcccggtatggggctccatcccaggaccttgggatcatggctcaagctgaaggcagctgcttaaccgattgagccacctgggcatccccaTTCAACAATGTTTTTACTGCCTCTCTAAGCACAGTCGGTGCTCTACAAAAGTTACGTGGCTCCACTATTGTTCTAGAGTAACACAGTCGAGTGGCAAAATTTACCTTTCATAAATTcaatacaaattatttaaaaagcaaataaaatgtacTGAGCATTGTGTGCCATCCACTTGGCTGGGTGTTTGGGGTACAAAAACGAGTGAGATGTGTTCCCTGTAATTAGGGAGGTTTTTAGTCTTTAGAGTTTAATGAGAGTTAATGGCCAGTAGgcttataattataaaatgaagcaATTAGATGTATGTTCAGGGTCTCCTGGGAACAGAAGGAGCATTTAATTCAGACTGGGGAAATGAGAAAGGCTGAATGTTGAAAGATTAGCATCTAACGGGGTGAGGGGGAAAAGGATGTTATTATCAGTATGTGTACATAGAGGAggtggaaaaatgtctttttttctaaaattggtGGTGAGTTGGGTGTTCACCGTATTTATATCATCTGTATGGCAGATGACTTTACTGTTTTTTAATCGTTAGGCCTTAGAGTTGATTTATGGATGTTAGTAATAAAATACACTGAAGGTAAGAATTTCTTTTGTGTAGAAGAAATTAGAGGCAGAGGTACTATGTGTGAGAAATAAAAGGAGGTGAGTAAAAgtaagtttatatattatttgccttttaGGGATAAGTTTTCGTTTTGAGGAAGCATTTGTACTGCTTGgaaatttggatttctttttaaaatatatgtctaaTCATATGTCCTCTTTTCCTGGTTTTCAGTCTCAAGATAGatttgttatttagaaatgttctatttttaatctttttgctttgttgtatGCTGCTGTGTACAAAcatgtgttttatactttttattttgatgaaaatttttttttttttttttttttttaagtaagctctgcgTCTAACAGGAGGTTTGAACAACAACCCTAAGtacaagagtcatatgctcttgtactgagtcagccaggtgccccattgctgaaaacattttcattatgggctattaattttttttaagattttacttatttatttgatagagagcacaagcagaaggaacagtaagtagagggagtgggagaagcaggctttctgctgagtggggagcctggtgcagggctctatctcaggaccttgggatcatgacttgagctgaaggcagatgcttaacccactgagccacccagggctattaattttttttaaactcacacTTATTTACAATTTGTGATTTCTTTGGAagtgtttttcttggttttttttttttgttgttgttgttgttgtttagttcaAGTTATAGACTACATTATTTGGATTAGgatttaaagattatatataaaagtttaatGTTTCTAAGAGGAGATTTGATCTTGCTGTTCTATGATAAATgcttaagaaaataatcatgtataattatttttctttttcagcctttCTAAGAAAAGTCTACAGCATCCTTTCTCTGCAAGTTCTCTTAACTACAGTGacagctgctttttttttatactttgagTCTATACGGACAGTTGTACATGAAAAGTAAGCTGATGATTCTGAAACCTTTCTAGCTGCTGCTTATGATCAAAAGGCCGTATTATAcgcaaagtttttttcttttttctattaactCCTGAGGTTAGAATGTAAAAAACACTTATTAACTCTTACACAGAAGACTAGTTTTGAGAAAATGTTCTTACAACATGATATTTATCTCTAAACTTTTTAGCTTATAGTTTTGTAGGTTTAAACTTTCATCTCCCAGGTAGTAGTAAGAATTTTTACTGTATGCAActatttgaagttttatttatttatttgttttttgcttttattacacCTATGCCTAGTCCCCCAAGCCTAAGACTGCTTGAAAAATaaaggtacttaataaatgtatatgtaatttttcttaatgttgGCTCATGACTAAGATAATTTCACTGAGAAATTTCACTGAGAAAAAGGAGCTTTGTATGGTTCATCCCTAATTTGTTTAGGATCTGACCTCCAAAATAATGATTACCATGGCTAAAAGTTATATAGATTTTgtatattaaaggaaaataaggagTGAATATTTTCCTAGAAGTAGACAATTTCTATCATCCCTCCCCCTACAAAAAAAATGCGTTTGCTCTTTGGGCTCAAGTTCTTTAATTTAGATTACAGCTATAtagtaaatgtatataaaatttacttACTGTTTAATAgttgttctttattgtttttctgttaaaaatagtATGGTAATtgtaaatattattcaaatatgaTAGAAGTTCGtgaagtaaaaaggaaaagtctTCCTCATTCATTGCTGctcttttctttgtcttgctCTCCTCCCCAGCTCATAGTCCTCACATTCCCTGAatggagaaatctttttttttgacagtttagtgtcattctttccagatttctttttcttaccttcacaaacaaaatattttattaaattggttttttattaaaaaaatattttattaaatttgttaatatttatattattttaaaggttattatttattgatttatatttatattttaacatatttatttatattatttattatttattgtttattgtttatttatttgacacagagagagagagatcacaagtaggcagggagacaggcagagagagaaagggggaagcaggttcccctctgagcagagagcccgatgcggggctttttcccagaaccctgagatcatgagctgagctgaaggcagaggcttaacccactgagccactcaggtgcccagacACCCCACTATTTATactgtttttaaacttaaaaatgctttcaatttTGTCTTTCAGTCCTGCCTTAATTTTGGTGTTTGCCCTTGGATCTTTGAGTTTGATTTTAGTATTGACTGTAAACAGACATAAGCATCCCCTTAACCTGTACCTGCTTTTTGGATTTGTGAGTATTTTGACAATATCTTTTACTTtagcatttatttctgtattttaactttatttatttaattgaatgcaaatacatatataatagtaGCATaacaaaattaatgtttttagtaaacaaatattttaggaaattacaattaattttagaatttttaacatttgtcagtttcagtgtttttttttctgtgaataatggtacagtagaaaaaaatagtgaagtaGGATCTCATGAcctggctttgccactttctGGTTATGTGACATTTGGCAGGGTGTTTAGCCATTCTGTACCTAAGTCTGCTTGTATGTGCAATGGACATGTTGAAGTGGATTATCTCTGTGATACTTGGGACCCCTAATATTCTGTGATTTTCTTGGGAAGAAATTGTAACCTTAGTTTCATAGAccttaaagtaaaatctttatgaTTAATCCCTCAGTGTTACTTTTTATCTTagtactgttttcttctttttttttttttaaatattttatttattcattggacagacagagatcacaagtaggcagagaagcaggcagagagaggaggaagcaggctccctgctgagcagagagcccaatgcgggtctcgatcccaggaccttgggatcatgacctgaactgaaggcagaggcttaacccactgagccacccaggtgccccagtactctGTTCTTTTAAAGAACCTCTTTGCTCAATCAATGTGCTCTactaatatgttttaaaatcacaaGTGGGGAACTTCACTTTAAGTCATGTCTATTTAGatatttgtgaaaatgaaaacccaaaccaCTGTGTTTAAAAACCCAGTCTGTAATATGACCAGAATAAGTTGGTAAAGCTCaaattacatgttttttaaattatttttcttgttctcttatCCAGTATGTCTCTGGATTCTAACCaaaaatttacttcaaaatatttcaaactaatattaataatatttatagtcAAATAAGAGTGAAAATGCTGTTTACGAGATTCATTTGCTTTAATCTTAAGAAAGATTATGAATTCTGGTAACAAGTTTATATTAATATGATGAAAGAAAAGCTTATGATTTCAGAAATTTCAATTATAGGAAAGGTTATTCATTTAAATCTTAggttcttttgtttcctgagtaCTGTTTTGGGGTGGTGGTATGTTTTCCTAGTATTaccttttctcctgttcatcctcttctgtttcttttggatACTTGAGTATGGGGTAGGATTTCTTACCTAAAATCATGTCACAAATACCAAGAATgaggtttaattttatttttccagaaaaaaaaaatatttctgccgTCTTTTGCTACCACTTCCCTGACACTGTCAACAACATTATGACAAAATATTGCCTCCACATCCATGTGCAATTTCTAATGCCATTTTTGCTCTAGTTCTGATAGGTTTCTTGATTTCAGGTGGGGAAAGTTAGAAGGAGTGCTTCTACCAAGAGTATGAGTACATAGCCACAGATGTTACTTCTGGATTTGCCTTTATGATATGGTCTATTAAGTAGTTGGTAAAATCTAACTAGAGtaagcatttattaattttttttttttgagaaagagaatgtgtgagAGTGGGGTGGAgcgcagaaggagagggagagaatctcaggcagactccatgctcagcatggagccggAAGTGAggcttgatctctggaccctgagctcatgacctgaactgaaatcaagacttggacgcttaactgactgagctacccaggcgtccctagaataagcatttaaagcaaaataaaggtaTGTAGTTAAAGAGAAGCTAGAGGATAAAAATTCAACATCCCTAAATCTTTTATTTGGGATATGAGTTCAGCTACATATGACATGGGTGAAACAAGATGCTTCTCTTTCATGTAAAAGTCTGCATGATTGTGTAGTGAAGTTGTTAGGGGTTCAGGCACCTGCTATGGTTCAAGGACTCCTGAAGCAGTGTATGACATAAGATAGCTCACCGCCATAGCCATATGCCatccagttatttttaaaaatgagaagagaaaagggagagcaagcccctttgctttttttttttcctaagattttatttatttatttgatagagatcacaagtaggcagagaggcaggtagagagagggtgaggggaagcaggctccctgccgagcagagagcctgagttggggctccatcccaggaccctgggatcatgacctgagctgatggcagaggatttaactcactgagccacccaggcgccccagccactGTGCTTTTAGCACTGTACCCCTCCCCACGCACATTCTATTGGCTAGAATAAAGTCCTATGACCAGAGGTAGCTAAAAGGAAGACTGAGAAATGTAATGTTTAATCTGAATACCTATGTGTCCAGGTAAAAGTTCTGTTActagggaagaaagagaatgaacacTGGGAGGCAGTTTCAGGACTGCCACACTAAAGtgctacataaatattttattcttcctaTGTTTATGTGTGAAGTTGGAGTTTTGTGAACGTGCATATCATTTGCAGTTTCATTTTTACTTACACAGAGtgagaaaaatagaatttcccatactatttttgtatcttcctgctacaaatataaaaaatctaGTTAGGGTTTGAAGAGTGATAGGATCACTCTTAGAATCTAAGTCTTCTCACTCAATCACTGAGGTCTCATTTTCATTGTGGTAGGCGTATCATGTGTCCCATATAATTCACAAGGCTGCTTTGAAGCTAAGGAGAGATCATACATATGGAATCACATGGAACTCTTAGAAATTAGAACATGTACATGACGTAGTGTAAATGTTATGTGCATTTATgtaattttagtttcttctttttagacGCTATTCGAAGCTCTGACTGTGGCCTTTGTTGGTAAGTCATAATTTGTGCTTCTGTATGTTACAATAATGTTTCAATGTAGATAAATCTCGAGTTGAAAGGTGTTCAGGACTAAAGCTTAATATCATGGGATATTACATAGCAGatgaagaattcttaaaatatatgcaaaattaaaGGTTTATACTTAGTTCAACTAAGCTTAGAGGAAGTGGAAAAGAACtaggaaaataatgagaataatattcatgtgtgtttatccatttataaaaacaagacaaCTGTAGCTAATCTTTTCCCCCTAATTTAGAGGGATCTCAAAGGaactgataaaatatattttgagccATGTATCATCAATACAGAGCCCAGCCTCTCAAATTGCTGCACTGAACTGTGCTTTGTTATATAGTCTCATATTTCATCAGATGACCCCATAAGAAACTTAGTaatttctactgtatattttatgttaaattggTATTTGAAAGGAAGTGTGTGTTAGAGTTGTTTGATGTACCATATGTAATGTCTCAAGTAAAAAATTtcatgatttattaaaaataaagattcagatAGTCTCAAAATGATTAACCTGGGATACAAAAAAGGTTAGAATGAACTGTTAACTGTCAATAATAGTAAATTGCATATATCtcagtttaatatatttttttccttttgtcattactgcttttaacctttctgtgccagttttattaaatttatatattgtttGGTAATTCACTTACTCCTTTTGTAAAGGAActgtaatatatgtaataatagcTATTAAATAGAACTGAAATTTTCAGCATAGAAAGGAAGtgttattaatatttacttattaatgttACTATCTATTAATGTTATCAAGTCCATCTCTGTCCTCCTTGGCTTCCACCATTTGTAAAAGATAAAGGAGAGAGATCTATTTCAGAGTTATTGGAATTGGGGGTAGAAATACATAGATGGGGTAATCTGAGAACATTGTTTTCCTCATTAATTATAATATCCCTTCCACCTAATCCTACACTTAAATTGTTGACAAGCAAAATAatctcttgttttttcatttctgcattCACTTTCCTAATCCTGTCCAGGAATATAGTCTTTAGGAATAGAAATTAAACCTTCgcagattaaaaattatttaaatggttTTGGGTTCAAAGCACTTAACTTCCTTTAAAGGGGTTAGGATGTagcctctttttaaaatgctaagcAGTTCTATTACAATTAAAATAGACACAGTCAATCTAGATGTTCATTCTAAAAATTGAGAAGGGAATTTGGTATGTATTCAAGAAACCCCCAATTATGTATTCATCGTATGCATTTTTGGATGTAAAGCAATTAGTGGTTCATTCCTGTTCTTTGCAGGGTTGGTGAATGGCAACCTTGCCTAGTTTCTTTGATTGGATCGATGAATTGGGTATGCAGTTAACCAGATGATTGCTAAAATTGCTGCTACTGCCCAGAAATTCCCAGCCAGTCACAGGACTCAGAGTCATCCCTATTGATATTTAAGTCATAAAGAACAGTCACCACAGATGGTAATAAAATGAAGCAGGGACAGAGATAGATGACAGTAATTCTGTCATATCCCTCAAACTCCAAACATATCCCTCAAACTCCAAACCTGCTGGCTATGTCCTCCCTCTCCAGTCATTTCTTTAGCTTCATAATAATGTGGCTACCTTATTTTGTGTGAATGACTGTTTATTGCAGTATGAGTGTGGTTTTACTCTATCAGTATTAAAGGCTGAATAAGGAATATTTTCATAGTTAATTTTATTCACAAGTAGTACAGGAGCAAATATAGGATTTCTGTTAAACGCCAGGAAAAAAGCCGTTTTATATAGAGtatgtttaaatgtatttttaatcagtgtttttttaattttacagttaCTTTCTATGATGTATATATTGTTCTGCAAGCGTTTATACTGACTACTGCTGTATTTCTTGGTTTGACTATGTATACTCTGCAATCTAAGAGAGATTTCAGCAAATTTGGAGCGGGGTAAGTTACATATTCATGGCTAtgttagataaatatttttaacattatattatagGTCATCTTAAGAGAATGGCTGTACCTTTAGCTTTGgatattgtcttttaaaatgaaggtgatgaggggcacctgggtggcttagttggttaagtgcaCAACTcctgatttttgctcaggtcatgatctcatgggttttgAGATAAATGCCTGggagtggggctctgtgctcagtagggggtctacttgggattccctctctccctctcccttggccctgtCCCCCCACTCGCATTTCTCTCTcttgtgcatgtgcactctcaaataagtaaatctttaaaaaaataaataaaaataaaatggagggtGATGAGAAGACATCTCTCTGAGTACTAACTAAAGCCAGGCTCCATGCTTTCAGAACATACAAGGAGATGGAAGGTGGCTTTGAGTCATTTGCTTCCCCTCTATATTGAAAAGGGAGGGAATGCCCCCAAAAATCTCCCCAGTTTTCTAGAGAGGCTAGGCTTGTATGCTCTATGAATGCTATGGAACTTGCCTACATTATGTAGGTCTTTGTTTTAACATAAATGTTACCAAGACCATCCACTTCTTTGGCAGAAACAGGGTAAATGACCCAGGTGATGGTGATATCTGCTTGAACTTTAAAAACTTcttgactggggcgcctgggtggctcagtgggttaaaacctctgcctttggctccagtcatgatcccagggtcctgggattgagccccacgtccagtgctctgctcagcggggagcctgtttccttctctctctgtctgtctgcctctctgcctacttgtgatctctgtcaagtaaataaataaaatctttaaaaaaaaaaacaaaaacaaacttcttgACCTATGTAGATTAACCTGTATCCTTCTTCAAACTATTAAATATGAAGGGTGAAGCTTTTTATGTTAGGATAATGATACAGTGTTGCCCTCACCTGGTAAGAATGTATATACTCCCGTTCTAAGCTCACAGTGGCTTCCTGTTGACACTTAgtcaacatctgttttttttcctgttacaaCACTAAAAATTTACAAAAGCTCTTGCAAAACATTTTTTGTCCCCCTTTCCCCCTGGTAATCCAGATTACCAGAAATCTCTATTGCGATAAAGTGTAAGAGGTCAGCCAACACTAACAATTGTGCAAGATGCTTAACTAGTTGTATTAGAATGAAGTGTGATGTCGGGAGAGTCAGCAGTTTTTTTACTTCCTGCTTTTCGTGTTTTCGAGGAGATACACGTTTATGTGGTATATATGATGGAAGATTTGCTGTTTGCTTCTTCCCATCCATTCTAGTATAGTTTCTAGAAATCCCATTCTAATAAACAGTCTTGCCTATATTTCAGTCTCTTcataataatattcttttttcttggggcacctgggtggctcagtgggttaagcctctgccttcggctcaggtcatgatcccagggtcctgggatcaagccccacatcgggctctctgctcagcagggagcctgcttccctctctctctgcctgcctctctgcctacttgtgatctccgtctgttaaataaataaataaaatcttaataataataataatattctttcttcttatttcagcTGAAACTTGATTCCTCCTGTTCTCTAGCTCCTTATTCTCCCCCACCCTGTATAGTTTCAGGTGGGGTGTTAGTATTGGAAACTGCACCAGTCTCCTTGtgctttcattatttccttgGCATGCTGGAAATTCAATGCTTTAAGGTTTATGTTTTAACATTTGAGTATCTGGGTATACATTTCCCAATCTTCCCCATTATTGCCACTGATTCCCTTTGTTCaagcctccctctttttttttttttttttttaattttaattttaagtaaccTCTGCACCCAGTATGGGGTTCGAACTctcaacccaagatcaagagcctcaGGCTTTtccactgagccagctaggcgcccTAGCCCATCCTCATTCTTTAAAGACTTTAGCATCAAACTACATGTGAGGCTCATCTGTCACCTTGGCTTCTCAGTGTGTCTGGAGCTCTTCTTGAGCAACTTTTCATTTCCCTGCCATGACTGCATTGTGGAGCTTGTTGCCACTAGAGATTTTTGCActgaaaaaatcttaaataccAGTCACTGACTTTCTTTCTTACGCCTTCTACTAGCTCTCTCATTTCTTTGTGCCCACAGTACCTCTCTGTTGTGCTTGTTCCTTAAGAGCTGCTATTGCTGTGATCGACTTCTTCCTCAGACCCGGTGGTCCCCTGTCTTGTGCAGACATCCAGAGAGTAGGGTAAAACCTCAGATAAATAGTTCCTAGTACCATCTTCCCCACACTCCTTGGTGCAGTTTATGTATGAAAAAGTAagtcctgggggcacctgggtggctcagtgggttaaagcctctgccttcggctcgggtcatggttccagggtcctgggatcgagccctgcatcgggctctctgctcagcggggagcctgcttccccccctttctctctgcctgcttctctgcctacttgtgatctctgtctttcaaatacataaaatctaaaaaaaaaaaaaaataataataaaataaaaataaaaagtaaggggcgcctgggtggctcagtgggttaagccgctgccttcggctcaggtcatgatctcagggtcctgggatcgagtcccacattgggctctctgctcagcagggagcctgcttcctccactctctctctgcctgcctctctgcctacttgtgatctctctctgtcaaataaataaataaaatctttaaaaaaaaaaaaaaaaaaaaaaaataaaaagtaagtcctataagtaagtaagtaagtccAAGTAAGTCCTGAGTCCATTTTAATCCTGAAGGACCTATACTATGTGGTGGCATGATACTTCATTCTAAGTAGGTATTCCAGATGTATCCAGAGAAATTTTGTGGCTGTTCCAGCATGAGAATTGACAGCTGGAACCTCACTATGCCCTCAGTTCGTCGTGTGTGACTGCAATACTATGTAtacttaatttctgattttatttttgtgttgttaaataacatattttgctTATTATCAGTCCCATAATATTTAGTGTGAGATTCATTTTGTGGTACTTGGTAAATGTTTTTTGAAGAGAATCATATATTGTGCTGCTGTTGGACGAGTGATGAACATCAATCATGTCAGGTTGGTCGATAGGATTGTTTAAGTGCCCTGCACAGTTCGTAATCCCTGCATGCTCATTGTGTCAGTTAATGTCAAAGCAATATTGAAATTTCCAACTACAATTACGGATTTAGAGTATGATTCTCTTACCATTTCTGTAAGTTTTGCTTCATgttattttgaagttctgtttttagATGCATAAACATTTAGGATTGTTATGTCCTTTTGATGACTCCTTTGTCATTTTGAAGTAGTTGTCTCTGGTAATATTTTTGCCCTGAAACTTACtttattaatatagctactctagctttcttttgattgcATTAACATGGTATATCATTTTCTagccttttatttttagcttttttgtagctttatagttttcttctagGGAGAATATGGTtggctcttgcttttttttttttttcttat
This genomic interval from Mustela erminea isolate mMusErm1 chromosome 6, mMusErm1.Pri, whole genome shotgun sequence contains the following:
- the TMBIM4 gene encoding protein lifeguard 4, which produces MANPDPRYPCSSIEDDFNYGSCVASASVHIRMAFLRKVYSILSLQVLLTTVTAAFFLYFESIRTVVHENPALILVFALGSLSLILVLTVNRHKHPLNLYLLFGFTLFEALTVAFVVTFYDVYIVLQAFILTTAVFLGLTMYTLQSKRDFSKFGAGLFAVLWILCLSGILKLFFYSQTMELVLAAMGALLFCGFIIYDTHSLMHRLSPEEYVLAAISLYLDVINLFMHVLRFLEAINKK